A stretch of the Candidatus Bandiella numerosa genome encodes the following:
- a CDS encoding tetratricopeptide repeat protein, translating into MRINQIVPITLVSFLIMSGAIAQTFAHDKGEGSDKREEEWKIEAKKLDEHMENLDKYGDYCDAIAIEVESWGNKERSRKRQLDAVCHIKQGDFIEGIFKLKSALNYEPKNAKIHNRLAELYNLQKQYDKAIQSSNEAIKLDSKLDSAYVNKGDALCGKCEFTAAGAEYNKAIALNKKNVNAYIGKAKIVGWDIDKIKEGIKACDIGLKIARPYDKKRILHKLKGDLLAKKAEQLEKSEIYQNPRSEKIEILYAAINEYGAAGRGRSYSGDEELDLDSLAGLARYDLAKEYFLIAKEELDRLHKLYPDDKKIKETLLALCNYPGVTLSNICHESEEKAASLFSSDEWTKKLSDFGNLKPLAKNTKKEGKSIGMEE; encoded by the coding sequence ATGAGAATTAATCAAATAGTGCCAATAACTTTGGTAAGTTTTTTAATTATGAGTGGAGCTATAGCGCAAACTTTTGCTCATGATAAAGGAGAAGGAAGTGATAAAAGAGAGGAAGAGTGGAAGATAGAGGCCAAAAAACTTGATGAGCATATGGAAAATCTGGATAAATACGGTGATTATTGTGATGCAATTGCAATTGAAGTAGAGTCCTGGGGGAATAAAGAGCGCTCAAGAAAACGGCAGTTAGATGCGGTATGTCACATTAAGCAGGGTGATTTTATTGAGGGGATTTTTAAATTAAAAAGTGCTTTAAATTATGAGCCAAAGAATGCGAAGATACATAATAGACTTGCAGAATTATATAATTTACAAAAGCAGTATGATAAAGCGATACAGTCTAGTAATGAAGCGATAAAGCTGGATAGCAAACTAGACAGTGCATATGTGAACAAAGGAGATGCATTATGTGGGAAATGCGAATTCACAGCTGCAGGTGCAGAATATAATAAGGCGATAGCACTAAATAAAAAGAATGTTAATGCGTATATAGGAAAAGCAAAAATAGTTGGTTGGGATATAGATAAGATCAAGGAGGGTATAAAGGCATGTGACATAGGGTTAAAAATAGCGCGACCTTATGATAAAAAGAGGATTTTACATAAATTAAAAGGAGATCTATTAGCGAAAAAAGCAGAGCAGTTAGAAAAGAGTGAGATATATCAAAATCCTAGATCAGAAAAAATAGAGATACTATATGCAGCAATCAATGAGTATGGTGCTGCAGGACGAGGGCGTTCTTATAGCGGGGATGAGGAATTGGATTTGGATTCGCTTGCAGGATTGGCAAGATATGATTTAGCAAAAGAATATTTTTTAATAGCAAAAGAGGAGTTAGATAGATTACATAAGCTTTATCCAGATGATAAGAAAATAAAAGAAACATTATTGGCGCTATGTAATTATCCAGGAGTAACATTAAGTAATATTTGTCATGAAAGTGAGGAAAAAGCAGCATCACTTTTTAGTAGCGACGAGTGGACAAAGAAATTGAGTGATTTTGGTAATCTTAAACCTTTGGCTAAAAATACCAAAAAAGAAGGTAAAAGTATAGGTATGGAAGAATGA
- the traW gene encoding type-F conjugative transfer system protein TraW — protein MEMVRKNYSKNQKIEDKVYWWVRVITTTGIAIVGVAMLIVICFLLLSINAKAKDFGVVGRTSEIKEVDAIEEIKGKLSDMEARGELDEHNERMKKEVSGRIKSPKSLNLGRVSEVREYEYDPSIEVKEDLRDARGIVFHRKGTKVNPLDVVSMPYELIFFDGEDEDQLKYVIKKYEESEIKPKLILTGGSPVKLEEEYKLDFYFDQRGVLIKQLGIKAVPAVVRQEGKVLKIKEVEVG, from the coding sequence ATGGAGATGGTTAGGAAGAATTATAGTAAAAACCAGAAAATAGAAGATAAGGTTTATTGGTGGGTTAGAGTTATAACAACAACTGGTATCGCTATAGTAGGGGTAGCGATGTTAATAGTAATATGTTTTTTATTACTTTCAATTAATGCAAAGGCAAAAGATTTTGGAGTGGTTGGAAGGACGAGTGAAATTAAGGAAGTAGATGCGATAGAGGAGATAAAGGGCAAGTTAAGTGATATGGAAGCAAGAGGAGAGTTGGATGAGCATAACGAAAGAATGAAGAAAGAGGTAAGTGGTAGAATTAAGAGTCCCAAATCTTTAAATTTAGGAAGGGTTAGTGAAGTAAGAGAATATGAATACGATCCGAGTATAGAGGTAAAGGAAGATTTAAGAGACGCAAGGGGTATAGTGTTCCATAGGAAGGGAACAAAGGTAAACCCACTGGATGTGGTTAGTATGCCATATGAGTTAATATTTTTTGATGGGGAAGACGAGGATCAATTAAAGTATGTAATTAAAAAATACGAAGAATCAGAAATAAAGCCAAAGTTAATATTAACAGGAGGATCTCCTGTTAAATTAGAAGAGGAGTATAAATTAGATTTTTACTTTGATCAAAGAGGAGTGCTGATAAAGCAGCTTGGGATAAAAGCAGTTCCTGCGGTAGTGAGGCAAGAAGGAAAAGTGCTTAAGATAAAGGAGGTGGAAGTAGGATAA
- the traC gene encoding type IV secretion system protein TraC: MLNNLAKKIAQYFGESSEYGTNLKGSEVRRKAKEFLSYHSLSDLLPYESYDDEHGLFLGSSSIGFIFEIGLYVGSEGKLENELSGLFGSILPEGSNIQFLLSAMPKVEHIIDNWKVKENKGSIIGKLEEKRAKYFEELSRRGKGKFRIRDFRGLVSVSMPVSEKGPVVRSKIAELKEQVKSAFETRSGEAHVFRPEDLISYLSDILNYNESGGRSIGEWNPHNEIKYQIIDKDKQYGLNADSITMDEGEYEMRFLSVKRYPGAWGFGLMNNLIGDQFNDYLKIPCSFLIHLGVHIENGKLKKTGMLAKASRVESQASSPLGNWIPALKREAKEWEFVREQLEKNERLVRTGMQIVLIDKKESIGSSEQIVNSLYRANGWELKRDRFVVMLSLKSILPLLWGEDMALDMSYLKKLRTTLSHEPVNMMPLQGESKGCKKAGMLLAGRRGQLYYWYPFDESLGNTNYNVSVVGRSGAGKSVFMQELAVSILRRGGKVYVLDVGRSFEKQVKMLDGQFIEFSTESGLCLNPFSSIDERSKEHIEDALSVMKPIISMMAAPKEGTSSYEDSLIEKALMEVWSEKGSKAGIGDLAEWFLNQEEDRVTCQRIGTMLFPYTRDGAYGKYFNGKANIDFSARFFVTELEELKSKKDLQRVVVQILMLLITNQVILGGRKVESAIIFDEAWDLLKGKQGGEFIERLARTLRKYRGALVVGTQNLDDFYSSPGAEAAFMNSDWLCCLKQKSESIALLKKSEKFKINDYQQKMLESVTSKPGEYSEVMIMTSEHASIGRLILEPFSRVLYSTKPEEYERVKRYEGDGKKLEEAVEQVAKEMYGDG, encoded by the coding sequence ATGTTGAATAATTTAGCAAAAAAGATAGCTCAGTATTTTGGAGAGAGTAGTGAATATGGGACTAACTTAAAAGGAAGTGAGGTAAGGAGGAAAGCGAAAGAGTTTTTAAGTTATCATAGTTTGAGTGATTTATTGCCATATGAAAGTTACGATGATGAGCATGGGTTATTTTTAGGAAGTAGCAGTATAGGATTTATATTTGAGATTGGATTATATGTGGGGAGCGAGGGAAAGTTAGAAAATGAATTATCAGGGTTATTTGGAAGTATATTGCCAGAGGGGTCAAATATACAATTTTTATTATCTGCAATGCCGAAAGTGGAGCACATAATAGATAATTGGAAGGTAAAAGAGAATAAGGGGAGCATAATCGGGAAATTAGAAGAAAAAAGAGCGAAGTATTTTGAGGAGTTGAGTAGAAGGGGTAAGGGGAAGTTTAGGATAAGAGATTTTAGGGGGTTGGTATCGGTATCAATGCCAGTGAGTGAGAAAGGGCCAGTAGTAAGAAGTAAGATTGCGGAATTAAAAGAGCAGGTTAAATCTGCATTTGAAACAAGGAGTGGGGAAGCGCATGTATTTAGGCCTGAAGATTTAATAAGTTATTTGAGTGACATATTAAATTATAATGAGAGTGGTGGCAGGAGTATAGGGGAGTGGAATCCTCATAATGAAATAAAATACCAAATAATAGATAAGGATAAACAGTATGGGTTAAATGCGGATAGTATAACGATGGATGAGGGTGAGTATGAGATGAGATTTTTGAGTGTGAAGAGATATCCGGGAGCGTGGGGATTTGGATTGATGAATAATTTAATAGGAGATCAGTTTAATGATTATCTAAAAATACCATGTAGTTTTCTAATTCATCTGGGGGTTCATATAGAGAATGGAAAACTTAAGAAGACTGGGATGTTGGCGAAAGCATCTAGGGTGGAGTCACAGGCATCATCGCCACTTGGGAATTGGATACCGGCGCTTAAGCGAGAAGCGAAGGAATGGGAATTTGTGAGGGAGCAATTAGAAAAGAATGAGAGGTTGGTAAGGACTGGAATGCAGATAGTACTTATAGATAAAAAAGAGAGTATAGGATCATCTGAGCAAATAGTGAATAGTTTATATAGAGCGAATGGATGGGAGTTAAAGAGAGATAGGTTTGTGGTGATGTTATCACTTAAGAGTATATTGCCGTTATTATGGGGAGAAGATATGGCGTTAGATATGAGTTACTTAAAGAAGTTAAGAACGACACTATCGCATGAGCCTGTTAACATGATGCCACTACAAGGAGAGTCAAAGGGATGTAAAAAGGCAGGAATGTTGCTTGCAGGAAGGAGAGGGCAGTTATACTACTGGTATCCATTTGATGAGAGTTTAGGAAATACAAATTACAATGTATCGGTAGTAGGAAGGAGTGGAGCTGGGAAGTCAGTATTTATGCAGGAGCTTGCGGTAAGTATACTTAGGAGGGGAGGGAAGGTATATGTACTTGATGTGGGAAGGAGTTTTGAGAAGCAGGTGAAGATGTTAGATGGGCAGTTTATAGAATTTAGCACGGAATCGGGATTATGTTTAAATCCATTTAGCAGTATAGATGAGAGGTCAAAGGAGCATATAGAGGATGCGCTATCGGTAATGAAGCCAATAATAAGTATGATGGCAGCACCGAAAGAAGGGACAAGTAGTTATGAAGATTCATTGATAGAGAAGGCGTTAATGGAAGTGTGGAGTGAGAAAGGATCTAAAGCAGGAATTGGAGATTTAGCGGAGTGGTTTTTGAATCAGGAAGAGGATAGAGTTACGTGTCAAAGGATAGGGACGATGTTATTTCCATATACGAGGGATGGAGCGTACGGGAAATATTTTAATGGTAAGGCTAATATAGATTTTAGTGCGAGATTTTTTGTAACAGAATTAGAGGAGTTAAAGAGTAAGAAGGATTTGCAGAGAGTTGTAGTACAGATATTAATGTTACTGATTACAAATCAGGTGATACTTGGGGGAAGGAAGGTAGAGAGTGCAATAATATTTGATGAGGCATGGGATTTACTTAAGGGTAAGCAGGGAGGAGAATTTATAGAGAGGCTTGCAAGAACGCTTAGAAAGTATAGAGGAGCGCTGGTGGTGGGAACACAGAATCTAGATGATTTTTATTCAAGTCCTGGAGCTGAGGCTGCATTTATGAATAGTGATTGGTTATGTTGTTTGAAGCAGAAGAGTGAGTCGATAGCGTTACTTAAGAAGAGTGAAAAATTTAAGATCAATGATTATCAGCAGAAAATGTTAGAGTCGGTAACGTCAAAGCCTGGTGAGTATTCAGAAGTGATGATAATGACATCTGAGCATGCGAGCATAGGTAGATTGATACTTGAACCATTTTCTAGGGTGTTATATTCAACAAAGCCGGAGGAGTATGAGAGAGTTAAAAGATATGAGGGAGATGGGAAGAAGTTAGAAGAGGCGGTAGAACAGGTAGCGAAGGAGATGTATGGAGATGGTTAG
- a CDS encoding TraV family lipoprotein, translated as MNIKKGKIKMKRVIKMKKIIVVIILVTGLVGCSGKKVTECGVGMGAGCKSVTEVNEMVTKGELGKGKIDSIKENHGRFVRLRIIEEYRGEVENKKLQNEVRRVPEQTGRVWINGFEDEMGDYIGETYLYTVIEGGRWVDVE; from the coding sequence ATGAATATTAAAAAAGGAAAAATCAAAATGAAAAGGGTGATTAAGATGAAAAAAATAATAGTGGTTATAATATTAGTTACGGGTTTAGTTGGATGTAGTGGCAAGAAAGTAACGGAGTGTGGAGTAGGAATGGGAGCTGGATGTAAGTCAGTGACTGAAGTAAATGAGATGGTGACAAAAGGAGAGCTAGGGAAAGGAAAAATTGATTCAATAAAGGAAAATCACGGTAGATTTGTGAGGCTTAGAATTATTGAAGAGTATAGAGGGGAGGTAGAGAATAAAAAATTACAAAACGAAGTAAGAAGGGTGCCGGAGCAGACAGGGAGAGTGTGGATTAATGGATTTGAGGATGAGATGGGAGATTACATAGGGGAGACATATCTATATACGGTAATAGAAGGAGGCAGGTGGGTAGATGTTGAATAA
- a CDS encoding TraB/VirB10 family protein, producing the protein MTNQEVNNQDKSKQAQGMRIWGSLSVSGKQWVVAIVLFTALGTAGLLVMKQVKSTWTTGDSKKEEEKTLYKGQIESVGDKVDSEAAWRYQQESKIQALQDGISGIKEDLTKAINANEEESIRNSEISEVELLKEEIAALRDLIGGVANHDRVGGAGEMKPFIEKKEQGIRKIKIELGSGDKREKVKNKEDTIPAGSFAKAVLLGGVDASTALTSSSDPRPILIRLIDRGTLPRKFQSDLKDCHIVGSGYGDLSSERVFARLEKLTCVERTSGEIIETEVAGYVTGEDGRAGIKGIVVEKGRGYLAKSVLGGVLQGVAGVFNPSQPAVINPMGAFIPKRSTSDKFNEGMMSGASSSMDRLSKYYIDRAESIQPIIQIESGRIVDVVFTEGADIGSSRVKERLSIKREKELEVSKQEVNDNEY; encoded by the coding sequence ATGACAAATCAAGAAGTTAATAATCAAGACAAAAGTAAACAGGCTCAAGGAATGAGAATTTGGGGGAGTTTAAGTGTAAGTGGCAAGCAATGGGTGGTAGCAATAGTATTATTTACGGCACTTGGGACAGCTGGATTATTAGTGATGAAGCAAGTAAAGTCTACATGGACTACTGGGGATAGTAAAAAGGAAGAGGAGAAAACACTCTATAAAGGACAGATAGAGTCTGTAGGAGATAAAGTGGATTCAGAAGCTGCGTGGAGGTATCAGCAGGAGAGTAAAATACAAGCATTACAAGATGGAATATCGGGTATTAAGGAAGATTTAACAAAAGCAATCAATGCAAATGAGGAAGAAAGCATAAGAAATAGTGAAATAAGTGAAGTAGAATTATTAAAAGAGGAAATAGCGGCACTTAGGGATTTAATAGGGGGAGTGGCAAATCATGATCGAGTAGGTGGTGCGGGAGAAATGAAGCCATTTATAGAGAAGAAGGAGCAAGGAATAAGAAAAATTAAAATAGAGTTAGGAAGTGGTGATAAGAGGGAGAAAGTTAAGAATAAGGAAGATACTATACCGGCAGGAAGTTTTGCGAAAGCAGTATTACTTGGGGGTGTAGATGCATCAACAGCATTAACATCATCAAGTGATCCAAGGCCTATATTAATAAGATTGATAGATAGGGGAACATTACCTAGGAAGTTTCAAAGTGATTTGAAGGACTGTCATATAGTTGGGAGTGGATATGGAGATTTATCGAGTGAGAGGGTATTTGCGAGGTTAGAAAAGCTAACATGTGTTGAGAGGACGAGTGGAGAAATAATAGAGACGGAAGTTGCAGGATATGTGACAGGAGAGGATGGGAGAGCAGGGATAAAAGGAATAGTGGTAGAAAAGGGAAGGGGATATTTGGCAAAGAGTGTTTTGGGAGGAGTGTTGCAGGGAGTAGCTGGAGTATTTAATCCAAGTCAACCTGCAGTGATAAATCCAATGGGAGCATTTATACCAAAGAGAAGTACGAGTGATAAATTTAATGAGGGGATGATGTCAGGAGCAAGCAGCAGTATGGATAGGTTATCGAAATATTATATAGATAGGGCTGAGAGTATACAGCCGATTATTCAGATTGAAAGTGGAAGAATAGTGGATGTTGTATTTACAGAAGGGGCCGATATTGGAAGTAGTAGAGTCAAAGAGAGATTAAGTATTAAGAGAGAAAAGGAATTAGAAGTATCAAAGCAAGAAGTAAATGATAATGAATATTAA
- a CDS encoding type-F conjugative transfer system secretin TraK, producing MTITKIEKKIIQISSVRAKGGKSRKSEKKGKGFRVFDFITFGLIKFGLAVFTMSLVVFGVSEEGVAGTQKYGLEENKRIEGYMSRNEANRVKIEGDRIVEVIGLGEEFGLESDERLGQIFVKLLDVNSNKNAVFTVVTEKGKTQDISLKLKKGEGEFILISQLDSEKASEKLIGSKHIRHDEIVNMIKYVRGVPLKDKGQGYLSKGGLEIEFEGDKVVGKYRVEVWKLCNKGKGQKTLHEKQFAGDGVAAIMLESRTLREGDETKLYKVIYSR from the coding sequence ATGACAATAACAAAAATAGAAAAAAAGATAATACAAATAAGTAGTGTAAGAGCAAAAGGCGGGAAAAGCAGAAAAAGCGAAAAAAAAGGTAAGGGTTTTAGAGTATTTGATTTTATAACATTTGGGCTTATAAAATTTGGACTGGCGGTGTTTACAATGTCATTGGTAGTATTTGGAGTAAGTGAGGAGGGAGTAGCTGGAACGCAGAAATATGGATTAGAAGAGAATAAAAGGATAGAGGGATATATGTCGAGGAATGAGGCAAATAGAGTAAAAATAGAAGGAGACAGGATAGTTGAGGTAATAGGGCTTGGGGAAGAATTTGGACTTGAGAGTGACGAGAGATTAGGTCAAATATTTGTTAAATTGTTAGATGTAAATAGCAATAAGAATGCAGTATTTACAGTGGTGACGGAAAAGGGGAAGACGCAAGACATAAGTTTAAAATTAAAGAAGGGAGAGGGGGAATTTATACTGATAAGTCAACTTGATTCTGAAAAAGCGAGTGAGAAGCTGATAGGAAGTAAGCATATAAGGCATGATGAGATTGTAAACATGATTAAATATGTTAGGGGAGTCCCGTTAAAAGACAAGGGACAAGGTTATTTGAGTAAAGGTGGACTGGAGATAGAATTTGAAGGAGATAAGGTGGTAGGAAAGTACCGAGTAGAAGTATGGAAGTTATGCAATAAAGGAAAGGGCCAGAAGACATTACATGAAAAGCAGTTTGCTGGAGATGGAGTTGCAGCGATTATGTTAGAAAGCAGGACTTTAAGAGAGGGAGATGAGACGAAATTATATAAAGTAATATATAGTAGGTAA
- the traE gene encoding type IV conjugative transfer system protein TraE, which produces MRIERWNQSVEKLLKQRNGFLVISLGLMIANIMLGLMLFGKNERVIIVPAYMKQNVWSEGSLVSESYIEEMALFFSKLMLDTTPDSHGYRKDVILRYVAPQHYHDVEKRLISDAERMKKEGVTTVFAPKEIIVDVKGLKAEIVGVLTKYIAGSRMGQSKEIYEIEFGYSGGIFMLKNFKSK; this is translated from the coding sequence ATGAGGATAGAAAGGTGGAATCAGAGTGTAGAGAAGTTATTAAAGCAGAGGAATGGGTTTTTAGTAATATCTTTAGGATTGATGATAGCGAATATCATGCTTGGACTAATGTTATTTGGGAAGAATGAGAGGGTGATAATAGTACCTGCGTATATGAAGCAGAATGTGTGGAGTGAAGGGAGTTTAGTATCGGAGTCATATATAGAAGAGATGGCTTTATTTTTTAGTAAGCTGATGTTGGATACAACGCCTGACAGTCATGGATATAGAAAGGATGTGATACTTAGATATGTGGCCCCTCAGCATTATCATGATGTTGAGAAAAGATTAATAAGTGATGCGGAAAGAATGAAGAAAGAGGGAGTAACTACTGTATTTGCGCCAAAAGAGATAATAGTAGATGTTAAGGGATTAAAAGCTGAGATAGTGGGTGTGCTAACGAAATATATAGCAGGATCGAGAATGGGACAGAGTAAGGAGATATATGAGATAGAGTTTGGGTATAGTGGTGGAATATTTATGTTAAAGAATTTTAAAAGTAAATAG
- the traL gene encoding type IV conjugative transfer system protein TraL → MYDRNVILRYLDNPTRIAFWTVDEMAALFVPLALGFIFRFPVTGVVLSIAIYNALKYVKQNIGGGFLRHAIYWYLPGMHRQLKSKVRSDIREYIG, encoded by the coding sequence ATGTACGATAGGAATGTAATACTAAGATATTTAGATAACCCGACAAGAATAGCATTTTGGACGGTGGATGAAATGGCGGCATTATTTGTGCCGCTAGCACTTGGATTTATATTTAGATTTCCAGTTACAGGGGTGGTGTTGAGTATAGCGATATATAATGCACTTAAATATGTAAAGCAAAACATAGGAGGAGGGTTTTTAAGGCATGCTATATATTGGTATTTACCTGGGATGCATAGACAGCTTAAATCAAAGGTAAGGTCTGATATTAGGGAGTATATTGGATAG
- a CDS encoding single-stranded DNA-binding protein: protein MIGERRLNKMVRDRNIVELSGRLVRDIWLRETKEGNVYGMVTVVVRGKTEKKVDFFEIFVWNKRIIDHFGKHLKAGKKVIVRGELSKSEKGVFINVFEDYGIMICVDVRELKAKAGEEWIRELEEENKVYEEKLKKYEEEVLKEGVERELEEGVEVDVAG from the coding sequence ATGATAGGGGAAAGGAGGCTTAATAAAATGGTAAGAGATAGAAATATAGTTGAGTTAAGTGGCAGATTAGTCAGGGATATATGGCTAAGAGAGACTAAAGAAGGAAATGTGTATGGGATGGTAACGGTAGTAGTGAGGGGTAAAACAGAGAAGAAGGTAGATTTTTTTGAAATATTTGTGTGGAACAAAAGAATAATAGATCATTTTGGTAAGCATCTAAAAGCAGGTAAGAAGGTGATAGTAAGAGGGGAGTTAAGCAAATCAGAAAAAGGAGTATTTATCAATGTATTTGAGGATTATGGGATAATGATATGTGTAGATGTGAGGGAGTTAAAAGCAAAAGCAGGAGAAGAATGGATAAGAGAGTTAGAAGAAGAGAATAAGGTATATGAGGAGAAGCTAAAAAAGTATGAGGAGGAAGTATTAAAAGAAGGAGTAGAAAGAGAGTTAGAGGAGGGTGTGGAAGTAGATGTAGCAGGTTGA
- a CDS encoding complement resistance protein TraT codes for MIKQAKKYIVIAVLTTGMGSLVGCNTASKMIKHGNLEVETKMSETIFLDPIDDNKKTVLLQIRNTSDKSGLEIESKIRSAIESKGYRIVNSTQSANIMIQANVLQVGKNTLENPFQALTGGYGSGLEGFATGAAIAGATGGSGRSMLGIGLITGIGNTVLDAAVEVVNFTMITDLQISEKADGEYVSESSDANLKQGTSGYKKSRWEKKTNWKKYQTRIMSVAKKTNLKFEEAEPKLTEGLVKSISGLL; via the coding sequence ATGATCAAGCAAGCAAAAAAATACATAGTAATAGCAGTGCTAACAACAGGAATGGGAAGTTTAGTAGGCTGTAATACAGCAAGTAAGATGATAAAGCATGGGAATCTAGAAGTAGAGACGAAAATGAGTGAAACAATATTCTTAGATCCAATTGATGATAATAAAAAAACAGTATTACTACAAATTAGAAATACAAGTGATAAATCAGGATTAGAGATTGAATCTAAAATTAGATCGGCGATAGAAAGCAAAGGCTATAGAATTGTAAATAGTACTCAAAGTGCAAATATAATGATCCAAGCCAATGTATTGCAAGTAGGAAAAAACACATTAGAAAATCCATTCCAAGCGTTAACTGGAGGCTATGGTAGTGGACTGGAAGGTTTCGCAACAGGAGCTGCAATAGCAGGAGCCACAGGAGGAAGTGGGAGAAGTATGCTTGGTATAGGATTGATTACAGGAATAGGTAATACAGTGTTAGATGCAGCAGTGGAAGTAGTGAACTTTACAATGATAACAGATTTACAAATAAGTGAGAAAGCAGATGGAGAATATGTCAGTGAGAGTAGTGATGCCAATTTAAAGCAAGGAACAAGTGGGTATAAAAAATCCAGATGGGAGAAGAAGACAAATTGGAAGAAGTATCAAACGAGAATAATGAGTGTAGCAAAGAAAACCAATTTGAAATTTGAGGAGGCAGAGCCAAAGTTAACAGAAGGGCTAGTGAAATCAATATCAGGGTTATTATAA